The Zymoseptoria tritici IPO323 chromosome 4, whole genome shotgun sequence genome includes the window AGGCGGATGCGCTCGATGCAGTCCTTTGCCATTCCCTTGGCATCGACGTAGTCGTCTGTGGTGTAGAGTGCCATGCTGTGGCCGATGAAGTCGCGGGTGGTGGCCTCGAGGCCGTACTTATCGTAGACCTGTTTCATCGTGGTCTGCGAGAGGTTCATGCCTGATCATGCCCAGTTAGCAAATCGCTGCAGATCCCCTCCTCGTATCTCACTGACCATTGTGTGTGCTCGGGTTGTTCTCATCAAAGCCGCCCACCCACTGCAAGAAGTTCTTCGCCCTTCTCTTCTCAAACAGTCCCATCAACGGACTCTTCAGCGCCTCGGTAGCATCGCTAGGGACCTTGGCCACCGTCGCCTTGGCCCCATTGCCCTGTTGAACGTAGCTTCCAGCAACCTGCTTGAACTCAATGTATCGAGTGACATCCGTGCTGACCAGGATATTGGTGAGTTCTCCATTGGCCATCAACAACTTCGGCACGAGATCGATGTTCCAGTCGTTGGCCCGACCGTACTTCTTCCAGGGCTCCGTGCCCTTCTCGTAGTTTCCGTATTTCTTGAACAGAGCCTCGATATTGACGGATGCCGCTTCGCCGCCGTAGTGGTCGTTGCGGTCCATGTGCAGcaccttcttgcccttcacGGACATGACACCGCTGAGGATGCATTCCGTGAGTCCAGTGCCGAGCACTACGACGTCGTACTCCGGTGCGATTTCGTCCATGGCTGCGGTGGTCTGGGTACCGTGTGTGTGTATTGTGTGTGTGATCGAGATGCTGAGAGTGCGTGTGTTTACAACGATTGTCTTATGGTTCGAGCGGTCAACTTGCACGAGCTAAGGTATACTTTAGCGTGGGGTGAAACAGGGGTCCAAAATCATAGCTCCCTTGTAAATCGACCCCCACCAAGATCAACGACATCCGCTGCCTCTTGCTGTCACCATCTCCTGTACATCGATTGCGAAGGCTTTAGTCTCAAGGGCTCGGCATGGGCGGTCAAGCAGGCAAGTTATCTCGCGGGACGTTCGATTACGTTCGAGTCTTGACGGCAACGTTCTCGATCGAGGACCTCCAGATCACGACCGAAGCTCCGGAGAAGACAGCACTCACAATTGTATCCATATCTGAATAGTCAATTCCAGCTTCTAGTGTACTGCTCGTCCTGTCGTCGTTCACATCTAGGCTTTACCCATCTGCTACTCCGACCCAGCCGCCATACCAAAATCACTCCATCTACTCCCCCTCAAACCTCGCCCCATCCACATTCTGAATCCACAGCGCATACCACTTAACAACCTTCCCATGATTACTAACACTAACTCTCTCATCAACCGTATGAATCCTGCCCATACCCCAATCTTTCTCATTCACATATCCCGGCCCAAAGCGGAAAATATGCCTCGTCAAGTCCCAATAGTACCTTGTATCAGTATTACCCGTCATCAACGCCGGAGCGACAATCGTCTCCTCGCCGTACAGCGCTCTGATCGTCCCCGACAGCACAGCGTAGGGAGTCACGGCGTCGACATTCGTAGGCGTCACAGGCGCGACGTTGAGAGTTGTGTTGCGCGCGGAGAGCGAGATGGAGTTGTATGCCGCTTTGGTGCCGTCGAAAGCGTGTAGAGTGAGGTTGTGCGTTTTGGCGATCGGGTGGATGAGGGAAGAGAGGTGGTCGTAAACAATTTTTGGGGAGTCGCCGATGTTGATGCGGTGGTTGACGATGGCTGTGGCGGACTCGGGGAGGGCGTTGGTCTTCTTGCCGCCGGAGATAAGGTCAACGGCTTGAGAGGTTTGCATGAGGTATCTGACGTCGAGGCCGAGAGAGGCGGCTTCTTGTGCGAGGCGGTCGGTGTGCTTTTTGGCTGCAGGGCAaatgtcctcgtcggagGAGAATTTGGCGTGGTGTTTCTTGAGGAGCTTCTTGAGTTTCTTGGGAAAGTCGGGAGCGTACTCGGCGCCGCATTGAAGAAAACCTAAGTATGGGTTCTCCTGTGCGAGGTAGGTCGGGTACTTGACGCTCTCGATCTTGGTGATGACCTCGCTCAGGATGCCGATGCTCGTGTGGTCTTGCGGGACAGAGGAGTGGCCTCCTGGCGTCCTCACCTCGATTTCCACATCGGTGTATCCCTTCTCAGCAACGCCAGGGACCGCATATCCCATGCCGAACGCTTTTTGGTATCCCATCCCTTCGTCCACGATAGCAGCAACACCATCATCTCCATACCGCTCATGCAAGAATTTCGACAAATGACCCGCTCCTTGGGCACCAGAGCACTCCTCGTCAAACCCGAACGACATAACAATCGTTCTCTTCGGCTTGAAGCCCGCATCAAGCAATACCTCCACGGACTCCATAATTCCCACCAGCGAATTCTTGCAATCCGACGCTCCTCTTCCCCAAACATTCTCTCCATCGAAATGTCCACTCCACGGCGGGTACGTCCACGAGTCCACCGTGTCTGGATCCACCGGCACGACATCCTGATGCGCCATCAGCACCAATGGCTTGAGGGCCTTGTCCGATCCATGCCAAGTATACAGCAGTCCATGCGTGTTGACTTTTTCCACCTTCAACTCCGAGTGGATGCGAGGGAATGTGGCTTCAAAGTACTTGTGCAGCGGGCCGAAGACTTCCCACCTTTTATCCTCGCCAATTGGGCCAAGATCATCGAAGGACTGCGTCGGGATTTGCACGGCGCCGGAGAGGCGGATGATGGAGGCGTTGACAGATTCAGGAGTGGAAAGGTACTCAAAGGCTTGCTGGAGCTTCTCGTCCTGAGCGGGGAAGAGGGCGGGGACTTGCTGGCACTTTGGCGTGGAGGAGCTGAGAGGCGACTCGGAGGATGGGAATGGGAAGAGTGAGGCAGCGGCGGCGCTGGAGTAGAATAGCGTCCGTAGACCGATGAGCACAGCTGCGGCAATGGTCGCTTTGCGGAGGGCGGAGTGTTTATGAGCTGGGCGAGATGCGATGGGCTCCACCGAGGTGGGAAGAGTCGATTTCTCCATGCTGGATGGCTGGTGAAGCTCAATGTGATGAGATGTAGAGGGTGTAGAAGATGGGAACGGGAAGAGGATATGCGAGAACAAGAAGGAAAGCAATGATCAATGCACCTACTCGATGGATCAATGGAGGTCTTCGCACCTTCCTATAGCGTACAAGAGTCCCGCCGATGAGGTTGCGATCGAAGATGGCGATAGCACGCGGTCAACGCATGGCATTGGCGGGCAAGCTCACGGATCTCGGCAAGGCCTCCGACGTCGGATCAAGCTTTGGTCCACCAAGAGCCTCAATGGACGAGGAGGCTTGTGTGTGGTACTTCGGTTGGTACTTGAATGCATAATCTGTCTTGTCGTTGCAGGAGGAGAGCTTCGTTCTCATCAATTTGTGGGATAAGCGCCAGGGGCGCAATGTTGGCGCTCTCACCCTCGCAGAGTCCATTCACCCTGCTTACCCGATCGCTATGCTTCCATGGTATCTACCTTTTCTGTGCACACATCGTACAGAGACTTCCCTCGTCCCTCATGAATCATGATGATCCTCATGAACCCGCAACCCTCACATCAGTTCCATCCCTCATATCTACTGCATCCCCAGAGCCTGCAAGCCACTCacgacctccttctccgccctccacTTCTCTAGCCTCCTCTTCACCTCGTCCGCCAACCCGTCTAGTTGTACTTCCACACCATCCTTCTCTGGGTGACCCTCCGGCAGTCCCATTTCCTTCACCTTACACATTCCCTTCgcctgctcttcctcgcccaGGATCACCACGAACGGCACGCCCAATGTCTCCGCGGCCTTGAACTGCTGCGGTAACTTCGGCTTGATCTTCAACTGCAACTCCGCGTTGATGTCCGCGTCCCATAGCTTCTTCACCACAGTTTGTCGCTCCGGCCACATACCTGTGAAACCCTTGCCACCGAACGCCATGACGTAGACATCTGCTGCCGAAAGACGTGGTTGAAGTGATGCTGATGCAGCGGCAAGACGTTGCTTTGTGATGCTGAAGATGCGTTCCACGCCGAAGGAGATACCAACGCAGGGGATTTGCTGCTTGCCCGAGAACATGCCGACGAGGTTGTCGTAGCGACCTCCTGCTGCGACAGAGCCGACGCCGACGGAGGGATCGTTGGACCGGTCTTCATCTGCATCGACGGGCTTTCTGGGTTTTGATGAGTCGGGTTTTGATGAGTCTTTTGATTTACCTGCGGAGCCTTCGGTGATGACCTCGTAGATGACGCCGGTGTAGTAATCGAGACCGCGGGCAAGAGACATGTCGAAGGAGATGTTCGGCATCACACCCCAAGGTTGAAGGTATTCAAACAGCAGTGCCATGTCTGCGAGACCGGCACTCGCGGAGGCATTGGCCGCAAGCTTC containing:
- a CDS encoding histidine--tRNA ligase: MVKEKAEKTSYQLKVPKGTKDWDGIDMVIRDQIFDTIKKVFKRHGGRTIDTPVFELKEILSGKYGEDSKLIYDLADQGGELCSLRYDLTVPFARWLAMNSSVSSISRYQIAKVYRRDQPAMTKGRMREFYQCDFDMAGVYDQMAADSKVLTITSQVFEALGWNGRYTIKINHRKILDGIFEVCGVPEEKLRTISSAVDKLDKLPWAEVRKEMTEEKGLDPEVADRIGEYAVQKGGVDLLEKLQKDEKLAANASASAGLADMALLFEYLQPWGVMPNISFDMSLARGLDYYTGVIYEVITEGSAGKSKDSSKPDSSKPRKPVDADEDRSNDPSVGVGSVAAGGRYDNLVGMFSGKQQIPCVGISFGVERIFSITKQRLAAASASLQPRLSAADVYVMAFGGKGFTGMWPERQTVVKKLWDADINAELQLKIKPKLPQQFKAAETLGVPFVVILGEEEQAKGMCKVKEMGLPEGHPEKDGVEVQLDGLADEVKRRLEKWRAEKEVVSGLQALGMQ